From Gimesia panareensis, the proteins below share one genomic window:
- a CDS encoding lactate racemase domain-containing protein: MSLTDTVKIELKYGQTGEFQCEIPSERLICYHQSPAPLADVTQKMQQALNSPLELPPLNLAIVPGDKITILVDPQVPAAGEIINAVWAYLSGCGISAGDLTILQCATDPESDIPKLRDSVTGELQQQAGWISHDPESQEDLGYLGTSAGGERIYLSRHLLEADFVLPIEKVGYDPLIGYAGGGSSLYPGFSSQEAIIKSRGQSHRELTPSDSRPLRQLIDEVGWMLGVQYSVQVIPAGGYQAADIVFGSLEAAFRKAKERLDQLWRVEPEYKAEMILVAVEGGPAGHHWNQLGGVLETARNLVTQDGRVVLLTQIDAEFGEGMQLLASCHEPLDAIKPLRDRQPLDLVAATQLALAGDWALVCLLSQADSEEVEELFIIPLEDEAEIKRLLQTDETVSVIASAQHTYGQLKQD, translated from the coding sequence GTGTCGCTCACGGATACTGTCAAAATTGAATTGAAATATGGTCAGACCGGCGAATTTCAATGCGAAATTCCGTCCGAGAGGCTGATCTGTTACCACCAGTCGCCCGCGCCACTGGCGGATGTGACGCAGAAAATGCAACAGGCATTGAACAGCCCGCTGGAGCTCCCGCCACTGAATCTGGCGATCGTACCGGGAGATAAAATTACGATTCTGGTAGACCCGCAAGTGCCCGCCGCCGGTGAAATTATCAATGCTGTCTGGGCTTATCTTTCCGGGTGTGGCATTTCCGCTGGCGACCTGACCATCCTGCAGTGTGCGACAGACCCTGAGAGTGACATACCGAAGCTGCGGGATTCCGTCACCGGGGAACTGCAACAACAGGCAGGCTGGATTTCTCACGATCCGGAATCGCAGGAAGACCTGGGTTATCTGGGGACATCGGCGGGTGGAGAGCGGATTTACCTCTCCCGCCATCTGCTGGAGGCGGACTTCGTGCTGCCCATTGAAAAAGTGGGCTATGATCCGCTCATTGGTTACGCGGGGGGCGGGAGTTCGCTTTATCCCGGCTTCTCATCTCAGGAAGCCATCATCAAAAGCCGTGGTCAGTCCCACCGCGAACTGACTCCCTCCGACAGTCGTCCCTTACGTCAGTTGATCGATGAAGTAGGCTGGATGCTGGGGGTGCAGTACAGCGTGCAGGTGATCCCGGCAGGCGGGTACCAGGCAGCAGACATTGTTTTTGGCAGTCTGGAAGCCGCTTTCAGAAAAGCGAAAGAACGACTCGATCAGCTCTGGCGGGTGGAGCCGGAATACAAAGCGGAAATGATCCTGGTGGCGGTGGAGGGGGGCCCAGCCGGCCATCACTGGAATCAGCTGGGAGGCGTCCTGGAGACGGCGCGCAATCTGGTGACACAGGATGGACGCGTGGTTCTGCTCACTCAAATCGATGCCGAATTCGGGGAAGGGATGCAGTTGCTGGCCAGCTGTCACGAACCCCTGGATGCGATCAAGCCGCTCCGCGACAGGCAGCCGCTCGATCTGGTTGCCGCGACCCAGCTCGCGCTGGCGGGAGACTGGGCGCTGGTCTGTCTGTTGAGTCAGGCTGACAGTGAAGAGGTCGAGGAGCTGTTTATCATCCCGCTGGAAGACGAAGCCGAGATAAAGCGTCTGCTGCAGACCGATGAAACGGTCTCGGTGATCGCCTCGGCGCAACACACCTACGGACAGCTGAAGCAGGACTGA
- a CDS encoding RNA polymerase sigma factor produces the protein MTEDDQLMIRIQSGDQRAFDELVDKYQGPLIGFFFRNTRDAQLSEDLSQETLLRVYNQSWDYLPQGRFRGWMYRVARNLMIDSIRRQSHDALIKAYTGKKQDEDDSLNRLASEIVSPEEKANIKELALIVDELLGTIPEDQRLTFTLHHYSELTLNEVADVMETNLATAKSRLRLAREKLREKLKLMGVTGPQQN, from the coding sequence ATGACAGAAGACGATCAATTAATGATTCGAATTCAAAGTGGTGACCAGCGCGCCTTTGATGAACTGGTGGATAAATACCAGGGCCCCCTGATCGGCTTTTTTTTCCGGAACACGCGGGATGCCCAGCTCTCCGAGGACCTGTCTCAGGAGACGCTGCTGCGGGTCTATAACCAGTCGTGGGATTACCTGCCCCAGGGGCGGTTTCGAGGCTGGATGTACCGGGTGGCCCGCAACCTGATGATTGACAGTATCCGCCGCCAGTCTCACGATGCCCTGATCAAGGCGTACACTGGCAAGAAACAGGACGAGGATGATTCGCTGAATCGCCTCGCCAGCGAGATCGTCTCCCCCGAGGAAAAAGCGAATATCAAGGAATTAGCGTTGATTGTCGATGAACTGCTGGGAACAATTCCTGAAGACCAGCGGCTGACCTTCACGCTGCACCACTATTCTGAACTGACACTGAACGAGGTCGCTGACGTCATGGAAACCAACCTGGCCACCGCGAAAAGTCGACTCCGGCTGGCCCGGGAAAAATTACGGGAAAAACTGAAACTGATGGGCGTCACCGGCCCGCAACAAAATTAA
- a CDS encoding Gfo/Idh/MocA family protein, translating into MSFNKLKQGTSTVDKIKVGQIGVGHPHAGGKMQAFRKSADYEVVGVVEPDPMLRKYAESTGIYQGLPFLTEEQLLNVEGLQAVAVETRVPDLLKTAETCIAAGKHIHLDKPAGLSLPYFKRILDQAAQKHLLLQMGYMYRYNPGVVLLRDLLKKGWLGEPFEVHTVISKKMDAASRAKLEPQPGGMMFELGCHVIDLVVQILGRPDAVAPFAQHASAIDDQLQDNMLAVFQYPKALATVKTSCNEVDGFNRRHIVVCGSAGTYHLQPFARPTAKLTLEKAKGKYRKGAQEISFDGYTRYQDDVADMARIIRREKDIDFSYQHDFDVQETVLKSAGLPTS; encoded by the coding sequence ATGTCATTCAACAAATTGAAACAGGGAACCAGTACGGTGGATAAGATCAAAGTCGGTCAGATTGGCGTAGGGCACCCTCACGCCGGTGGAAAGATGCAGGCGTTTCGCAAGTCGGCTGACTATGAAGTCGTAGGCGTCGTGGAACCCGATCCGATGTTACGCAAGTATGCGGAATCGACGGGCATCTATCAGGGGCTCCCCTTTCTGACCGAAGAACAGCTGCTCAATGTCGAGGGGCTGCAGGCCGTCGCCGTGGAAACCCGGGTGCCCGATCTGTTAAAGACAGCCGAAACCTGTATCGCCGCGGGAAAACATATTCACCTCGACAAACCGGCCGGTTTGTCGCTGCCCTACTTCAAACGGATTCTGGATCAGGCGGCTCAAAAACATCTGCTGCTGCAGATGGGGTATATGTATCGCTACAACCCCGGCGTAGTACTGTTGCGCGATCTGCTGAAAAAAGGGTGGCTGGGAGAACCTTTTGAAGTGCATACGGTGATCAGCAAGAAGATGGATGCGGCCAGCCGCGCCAAACTGGAACCGCAACCGGGCGGCATGATGTTTGAACTGGGCTGCCATGTGATTGATCTGGTAGTTCAGATCCTGGGACGGCCCGACGCGGTCGCCCCCTTCGCTCAGCACGCGTCAGCAATCGACGATCAACTGCAGGACAATATGCTGGCCGTCTTTCAATATCCGAAAGCCCTGGCCACGGTCAAAACCAGCTGTAATGAAGTCGACGGTTTCAATCGCAGGCATATTGTGGTCTGCGGCTCGGCAGGCACCTATCACCTGCAACCCTTCGCGCGTCCGACTGCAAAACTGACGCTGGAGAAAGCCAAAGGGAAGTACCGCAAAGGGGCACAGGAAATCTCCTTCGACGGCTATACCCGCTACCAGGATGACGTAGCTGATATGGCGCGGATCATCCGCCGCGAAAAGGACATCGACTTTTCCTATCAGCATGACTTCGACGTGCAGGAAACCGTCCTCAAATCCGCGGGACTTCCGACCAGCTGA
- a CDS encoding HlyD family secretion protein — MKKILGLIALGVVLILALIVSQNHTEPFKVSGFIEADDIRPGSRVGGRVKQVLINEGQQVIRGELLIELEPYDLLERRAEAEAALAEAKAYHSKLVAGFRPEEIAEASAKVDQLKARLTLLVNGPRRQEIESAVAELRLADAQYRLAKSQQSRIETLFAEKTASQDELDTANTELQVAAARKAVKEQALELLKEGTRKEEIDEARAQLTQAEDAWQLMKNGSRREDIEQAAATVKKTEANLQTIEKQISELKITSPADGVVEAVDLEPGDLVGSNVPVVSILDLDQLWVRCYVPENHLDIHVDQKVKVTIDSYPDREFAGVISFVSRQAEFVPRNVQTPEERSKQVFRVRVRLQNQERLLRPGMSADVWLDQTGDRS; from the coding sequence TTGAAGAAGATTCTGGGTCTGATTGCATTGGGCGTGGTTCTGATTCTAGCCCTGATTGTGAGCCAGAATCACACAGAGCCCTTTAAGGTATCCGGGTTCATCGAAGCTGATGATATCCGGCCCGGTTCGCGGGTCGGGGGGCGCGTCAAGCAGGTTCTGATTAACGAGGGGCAGCAGGTCATCAGGGGAGAACTGCTGATCGAACTGGAACCCTATGACCTGCTGGAACGTCGGGCCGAGGCGGAAGCAGCGCTCGCGGAAGCGAAAGCCTATCACAGCAAGCTGGTGGCCGGTTTTCGTCCGGAGGAAATTGCAGAGGCCTCAGCAAAAGTGGATCAGTTGAAAGCACGCCTGACGCTGCTGGTCAACGGGCCCCGTCGCCAGGAGATTGAATCTGCGGTCGCGGAACTGAGGCTGGCAGATGCTCAGTATCGTCTGGCAAAGTCGCAACAGTCCCGGATTGAAACACTGTTTGCGGAAAAGACCGCCTCCCAGGATGAACTGGATACCGCCAACACGGAACTGCAGGTGGCAGCAGCCAGAAAGGCGGTCAAGGAGCAGGCACTCGAGTTACTCAAGGAGGGGACACGTAAAGAGGAGATCGACGAAGCCCGCGCTCAATTAACTCAGGCCGAAGATGCCTGGCAGCTGATGAAAAACGGGAGCCGGCGCGAAGATATCGAGCAGGCCGCCGCCACGGTCAAAAAAACAGAAGCCAATCTGCAAACCATTGAGAAACAGATCAGTGAGCTGAAAATCACCTCGCCTGCGGACGGGGTCGTCGAGGCGGTGGATCTGGAACCCGGAGATCTCGTGGGAAGTAACGTGCCCGTCGTTTCGATTCTGGATCTGGACCAGTTATGGGTACGTTGCTACGTCCCGGAAAATCACCTGGATATTCACGTCGATCAGAAAGTCAAAGTCACCATTGACAGTTATCCCGATCGGGAATTTGCAGGGGTGATCTCTTTCGTATCACGTCAGGCGGAGTTTGTCCCCCGCAATGTGCAGACACCGGAAGAACGTTCGAAGCAGGTCTTTCGTGTGCGGGTCCGGCTGCAGAACCAGGAACGCTTACTGCGTCCCGGCATGTCGGCTGATGTCTGGCTGGATCAGACGGGAGACCGCTCATGA
- a CDS encoding ABC transporter permease, producing MSSVIEVDQLTRDFGTLRAVDQVSFTVERGAIFGLLGPNGSGKSTIIRMLCGVLEPTGGSAHVLGYDVTTDAELIKRRIGYMSQSFSLYSDLSVRENIEFYGRIYGLSPDKLEQRFQEIIELTSLGDRLDQLAGNLSGGWKQRLALGCALIHEPEVLFLDEPTAGIDPVARRDLWDLLFELAGQGVTLFVTTHYMDEAERCSDVGYIYDSRLIVCGKPEELKQLASVTPPGTARWEIDTVHPATRLSTFREMEGVRDATLFGQTIHVLADQSLTESDFINRIAEEQATVQVRPITPSLEDVFVTLSRAEGLNHDADTTVPDTQIQDAAEPQSEGVNSVDAPQVPLEKRPVEERTSISKTPRIRQKPLAGFWAILVKEFSHVRREPATLLFVFAVPVLQTLIFGFAIDTQIENIPTVIFDLDGRSSSRELREAFANTRTFQIIGRVYDHDAFRHAFESGEAKVGVIIPPDYSDRLLKGEQVSVQVLIDGSDSQVATTALNASSLLGLNYSTNITKNFAETLNVVPSRDAEGKVALPVEIRPRLLYNPDLESSHFFVPGLVGIILQLVTLFLTSFAIVRERELGTLEQLFVTPVSKSGLMLGKLVPYAMIGFVETLIVLTVMVFLFRVPIHGNLWELLTLSLLFLICGLGLGMLVSTIARTQLQAIQFAFLIMLPSVLLSGFMFPRSQMPLPIYLFTFIIPVTYFLEILRGIVLRGSDLTDLLPYVTGLALCCVAIIGISLKRFQKQLT from the coding sequence ATGAGTTCGGTGATTGAGGTCGATCAGCTCACACGCGACTTTGGCACCCTGCGTGCCGTCGATCAGGTCAGCTTTACAGTGGAACGCGGTGCTATCTTCGGTCTACTGGGACCGAATGGCAGCGGCAAATCGACCATCATCCGCATGCTCTGCGGCGTACTGGAGCCGACCGGTGGCTCAGCTCACGTCCTAGGCTATGACGTGACTACCGATGCGGAACTGATCAAACGCCGCATCGGCTACATGTCTCAAAGTTTCAGTCTCTACTCCGATCTGAGCGTGCGGGAGAATATCGAATTTTATGGTCGGATCTATGGGCTGAGTCCAGACAAACTCGAACAGCGTTTTCAGGAGATCATCGAGCTGACTTCGCTGGGGGACCGCCTGGATCAGCTGGCGGGGAATCTTTCCGGAGGCTGGAAGCAGCGACTGGCGCTGGGGTGCGCTCTGATCCATGAACCGGAGGTGCTTTTCCTGGACGAGCCGACGGCAGGCATCGATCCGGTGGCCCGCCGCGATTTATGGGACCTACTCTTTGAACTGGCAGGGCAGGGCGTGACTCTGTTTGTCACCACACATTATATGGACGAAGCGGAACGCTGCAGCGACGTCGGTTATATTTACGATTCACGATTGATTGTCTGCGGAAAGCCGGAAGAACTGAAGCAGTTAGCCAGCGTGACTCCACCGGGAACGGCGCGCTGGGAAATCGATACCGTCCATCCTGCAACCCGCTTAAGTACGTTTCGTGAAATGGAAGGGGTACGCGATGCGACGCTGTTCGGTCAGACCATTCATGTGCTCGCCGATCAGAGTCTCACGGAATCGGATTTTATCAACCGCATCGCTGAGGAGCAGGCCACCGTCCAGGTCAGGCCGATCACGCCTTCGCTTGAAGATGTGTTTGTGACTCTCAGCCGGGCCGAGGGCCTGAATCACGATGCAGACACCACTGTTCCGGATACACAAATTCAGGATGCTGCTGAACCGCAGTCCGAGGGCGTCAATTCCGTGGATGCGCCTCAGGTACCCCTGGAGAAAAGGCCAGTTGAGGAACGCACCTCGATCTCAAAGACGCCCCGTATCAGACAAAAGCCGCTTGCCGGATTCTGGGCGATTCTGGTCAAAGAATTTTCGCATGTCCGCCGGGAGCCGGCGACACTGCTCTTTGTCTTTGCGGTCCCGGTGTTGCAAACCCTGATTTTCGGGTTTGCCATCGACACGCAGATTGAAAATATTCCGACCGTGATTTTTGATCTGGACGGTCGATCCAGTTCGCGTGAACTCCGAGAGGCGTTTGCCAATACCCGGACTTTTCAGATCATCGGCCGCGTTTACGATCACGATGCCTTTCGCCATGCCTTTGAGTCCGGAGAGGCCAAAGTGGGGGTGATTATTCCCCCGGACTATTCCGATCGACTGCTGAAAGGGGAACAGGTCTCCGTGCAGGTCCTCATCGATGGCAGCGATTCTCAGGTTGCGACCACCGCTTTGAATGCCTCCAGCCTGCTCGGCTTGAATTATTCAACCAATATCACGAAGAATTTTGCTGAGACGCTGAATGTCGTCCCTTCGCGGGATGCCGAAGGGAAGGTCGCGCTCCCCGTCGAAATCAGACCCCGTCTGCTGTATAACCCGGATCTGGAGAGTTCTCATTTTTTTGTTCCGGGACTGGTAGGCATCATTTTGCAGCTGGTGACCCTGTTTTTAACTTCCTTTGCCATTGTCCGTGAAAGAGAGCTGGGAACGCTGGAGCAGCTGTTTGTGACACCGGTCAGCAAATCCGGACTGATGCTGGGTAAGCTGGTCCCTTACGCGATGATCGGTTTCGTGGAAACGCTGATCGTCCTGACAGTGATGGTGTTCCTGTTCCGGGTGCCGATTCATGGAAATCTCTGGGAGTTGTTGACGCTTTCACTGTTGTTCCTGATTTGTGGCCTGGGGCTGGGGATGCTGGTTTCCACGATCGCCCGCACGCAACTGCAGGCGATTCAGTTTGCGTTCCTGATTATGTTGCCTTCTGTGCTGCTGTCGGGCTTCATGTTTCCGCGATCCCAGATGCCGCTTCCCATTTACCTGTTTACGTTCATCATTCCGGTGACTTATTTCCTGGAGATTTTACGAGGGATTGTATTGAGAGGCTCTGATCTCACAGACCTGCTGCCTTATGTCACGGGGCTGGCCCTGTGCTGCGTGGCAATCATTGGTATCAGTTTAAAGAGATTCCAGAAGCAGTTAACATAA
- a CDS encoding sulfatase — translation MHRILVLACLFCWMPGLLQPLAAAEGRPNIVLFFIDDLGWRDVGFMGSDFYETPHLDQLAQESMRFSSAYAAAPNCAPSRACLMSGQYTPRHGVYTVGDPARGNDRYRKLVPAKNNVVLADRFVTIAETLSKGGYQCASIGKWHLGKDPRSQGFQVNIAGNQSGSPRGGYFSPYKNPQLSNGAPGEYLTDRLTDEACTFIKDNAKSPFFLYLTHYAVHTPLQAKEKYKQHFQEKPPGKLHQHTTYAAMVKSMDDSIGRVLTTLKELKLDENTVIVFTSDNGGYGPATTMKPLRGSKGMLYEGGIRVPLLVKWPGVTQAGSSSEEPVINLDLYPTFLDITGVPVPQDYQLDGESLVSVLKDPQSQLKKRALFWHFPAYLQKYQGMRQRFRTTPVSVIRQGDWKLLEYFEDGHRELYNTRSDIGESMNLIDSQPDKAAALTEELHRWQKQVNAAIPSEPNPRYQPGD, via the coding sequence ATGCACCGCATACTGGTTCTCGCCTGCCTGTTCTGCTGGATGCCTGGTCTGTTGCAACCGCTCGCAGCGGCCGAAGGCAGACCGAACATCGTCCTGTTTTTTATTGACGATCTGGGCTGGCGGGATGTCGGCTTCATGGGGAGTGACTTCTATGAAACACCTCACCTGGATCAACTGGCGCAGGAATCGATGCGGTTTTCTTCCGCGTATGCAGCAGCACCGAACTGTGCGCCCAGTCGCGCCTGTCTGATGTCGGGACAATACACGCCCCGTCACGGAGTGTATACGGTCGGGGATCCCGCACGGGGTAACGACCGCTATCGTAAACTGGTACCCGCAAAAAATAATGTGGTGCTCGCTGATCGGTTTGTCACGATCGCCGAGACACTTTCCAAGGGCGGTTACCAGTGTGCCAGTATCGGCAAGTGGCATCTGGGAAAGGATCCCCGCTCGCAGGGATTCCAGGTCAACATCGCCGGGAATCAGTCGGGCAGCCCGCGCGGTGGTTATTTCAGTCCCTATAAGAACCCACAGCTCTCGAATGGCGCGCCGGGGGAATACCTTACAGATCGCCTGACCGATGAAGCCTGTACGTTCATCAAAGACAACGCGAAGTCTCCGTTCTTTCTGTATTTGACACACTACGCCGTGCATACACCTTTGCAGGCCAAAGAGAAATACAAACAGCACTTCCAGGAGAAGCCTCCGGGAAAACTGCATCAGCACACAACCTATGCCGCCATGGTCAAAAGCATGGATGACAGTATCGGCCGTGTGCTGACGACTTTGAAAGAACTGAAGCTGGACGAGAATACGGTGATTGTCTTCACCTCGGATAACGGCGGGTATGGCCCTGCAACCACGATGAAGCCACTGCGCGGCTCCAAGGGAATGTTATATGAGGGGGGCATCCGCGTACCGCTGCTCGTCAAGTGGCCCGGCGTGACCCAGGCGGGAAGTTCCAGTGAAGAACCGGTGATCAACCTGGATCTGTACCCGACTTTTCTGGATATAACGGGGGTTCCGGTTCCGCAAGATTACCAGTTAGACGGCGAAAGTCTGGTCTCTGTGTTGAAAGATCCGCAAAGCCAGTTGAAAAAACGGGCTCTGTTCTGGCACTTCCCGGCTTATCTGCAAAAATATCAGGGCATGCGGCAGCGGTTTCGGACCACTCCGGTTTCTGTCATCCGGCAGGGAGACTGGAAGCTGCTCGAGTATTTTGAAGACGGGCATCGGGAGCTCTATAACACCCGCAGTGACATTGGCGAATCAATGAACCTGATTGACAGCCAGCCAGACAAAGCCGCAGCCCTCACAGAGGAACTGCATCGCTGGCAGAAACAGGTCAATGCGGCCATCCCTTCCGAGCCCAACCCCAGGTATCAACCGGGGGACTGA
- a CDS encoding type II secretion system protein encodes MRRGFTLIELMVAIATIAVLIALLLPEIQKAQDASLQSKQKSGPYWVYREYEYAGGPVITEISGSYKHSLQEILDMYAIDLKKQQQAHADELLAEEKDEVAENTVALTSAPSEDAAVADDPVSSDPSLVDFEPIELTKAEKIAKTKKALKNFKYDLSQNTASLVARRNLAEAIELLKQDLKRLEAEP; translated from the coding sequence ATGAGAAGAGGATTTACGCTAATCGAACTGATGGTCGCTATCGCCACGATAGCCGTTCTGATCGCTTTACTACTGCCAGAGATTCAGAAGGCACAGGATGCCTCTCTGCAAAGTAAACAGAAATCGGGTCCCTACTGGGTATACCGCGAATATGAGTATGCGGGCGGACCGGTAATCACCGAAATTTCTGGATCCTACAAACACTCGCTCCAGGAAATCCTGGACATGTACGCGATTGACCTGAAAAAGCAGCAGCAGGCACACGCTGATGAACTGCTGGCAGAGGAAAAAGATGAAGTAGCCGAAAATACTGTCGCCCTGACTTCCGCTCCCAGCGAAGACGCTGCAGTAGCCGATGATCCGGTGAGCTCGGACCCGAGCCTGGTGGATTTCGAACCAATCGAACTGACTAAAGCAGAAAAGATTGCCAAAACCAAAAAGGCACTCAAGAACTTTAAATACGATTTATCTCAGAACACTGCCTCCCTGGTAGCACGCCGTAATCTGGCGGAAGCCATCGAACTGTTGAAGCAGGATCTGAAGCGGCTGGAAGCTGAACCCTAA
- a CDS encoding OmpA/MotB family protein yields the protein MYRSQQLYSQNMDLAMQRDQFEQSATMLQQERDQLAMRAQTLESNLNIANKRLDNLNAERSEMQQRYVSLMKKAKGQPSPLDGEATRRFQELAQKYPDFEFDPHTGVSKFHSDILFSSGSDQLKPSAKEILNQFAAIMNDGNAKRLNVLVVGHTDDKPISKAATQRHHPTNWHLSTNRANSVVLSLSKFGVKQERMGAAGYSMFQPVVPNANDSARQKNRRVEIFVLAPDAVVAGWDPNPTLLH from the coding sequence ATGTACCGCTCCCAGCAGCTCTACAGTCAGAACATGGATCTGGCCATGCAGCGTGATCAGTTCGAGCAGTCAGCGACCATGCTGCAGCAGGAACGGGACCAGCTGGCAATGCGGGCACAGACGCTGGAATCGAACCTCAATATCGCCAACAAGCGACTCGATAACCTGAATGCAGAACGTTCAGAAATGCAGCAGCGCTATGTCAGCCTGATGAAAAAAGCGAAGGGACAGCCCAGCCCCCTCGATGGCGAAGCCACGCGTCGCTTCCAGGAACTGGCACAGAAATATCCTGACTTTGAATTCGATCCGCACACCGGTGTCAGTAAGTTCCATTCTGACATTCTGTTTTCCTCCGGCAGCGATCAGCTCAAGCCTTCCGCTAAAGAAATTCTCAACCAGTTTGCCGCCATCATGAACGACGGCAATGCCAAACGTCTGAATGTTCTGGTAGTCGGTCATACGGATGACAAGCCGATCTCCAAAGCGGCCACGCAGCGTCACCACCCGACGAACTGGCACCTGTCAACGAACCGGGCCAACTCCGTCGTCCTGTCACTCTCCAAATTTGGCGTGAAGCAGGAACGCATGGGAGCAGCCGGTTACAGTATGTTCCAGCCTGTCGTCCCGAATGCAAACGATTCCGCCCGACAGAAAAACCGTCGTGTCGAAATCTTTGTGCTCGCTCCGGATGCGGTCGTCGCCGGCTGGGATCCTAACCCGACTCTGCTGCACTAG
- a CDS encoding fumarylacetoacetate hydrolase family protein, whose protein sequence is MRLCRYQLDNQIYCGFYSEDSILPLGAAADLAGVEVDETEGLIPFLPGGAQRETIQVIEQHLKQAMDEELFPLSVMPEDVQLLVPQPAPSKLLLLAGNYSKHIEEGGGKAEERQKTFPYVFMKPPSTTLTHPGQPVKIPAVSPDHIDWELELGIVMGKTCKGVSEADALDYVAGYTVINDISDRKFRPNPERTQREKDGFFDWLHGKWHDTFCPMGPCITPANEIEDPQQLKMKLSVNGEVEQDSSTAEMIFPVAAIIEFISSFVQLEPGDVISTGTPSGVGASKNKFLKNGDEMKAEIEGIGVLQNPVV, encoded by the coding sequence ATGAGACTGTGCCGCTATCAGTTAGACAACCAGATTTACTGCGGATTTTACTCGGAAGATTCCATTCTGCCCCTGGGGGCCGCCGCCGATCTGGCCGGAGTGGAGGTCGATGAAACAGAGGGGCTGATCCCTTTTCTGCCGGGTGGTGCGCAACGGGAAACAATCCAGGTCATCGAGCAGCATCTCAAACAGGCCATGGATGAAGAACTCTTCCCCCTGTCGGTCATGCCGGAAGACGTGCAACTGCTCGTACCTCAACCCGCTCCCTCCAAGCTGCTGCTCCTGGCAGGCAACTATTCGAAACACATTGAGGAGGGGGGAGGCAAGGCGGAAGAACGTCAGAAAACATTTCCTTACGTGTTCATGAAGCCGCCGTCCACAACGCTCACCCATCCCGGTCAGCCGGTGAAGATTCCTGCGGTCTCACCCGATCATATTGACTGGGAACTTGAGCTGGGCATCGTGATGGGAAAAACGTGCAAGGGGGTCTCCGAAGCAGACGCCCTCGATTATGTGGCCGGCTATACCGTGATCAATGATATTTCGGATCGCAAATTCCGCCCGAATCCGGAACGGACCCAACGGGAAAAGGACGGCTTCTTTGACTGGCTGCACGGCAAGTGGCACGATACGTTCTGCCCGATGGGCCCCTGCATTACCCCGGCCAATGAAATCGAAGATCCTCAGCAGTTGAAAATGAAACTCTCCGTCAACGGAGAGGTCGAACAGGATTCTTCCACAGCCGAGATGATCTTCCCGGTTGCGGCCATCATCGAGTTCATCTCCAGTTTTGTTCAGCTGGAACCAGGTGACGTTATTTCCACCGGCACTCCCAGCGGCGTAGGTGCTTCCAAAAACAAGTTCCTCAAAAACGGCGATGAAATGAAAGCCGAGATTGAAGGCATTGGAGTTCTGCAAAATCCCGTGGTCTGA
- a CDS encoding MarC family protein, with the protein MWENILKDFIYLWAVIDPVGSIPVFIAVTAGTSKVVQRKIALRAVITAGLVLILFIVGGQLLLEQLEIPLSAFQIAGGLVLFLFALTMIFGESKPEAEIEESNRVQAHQNKAVFPLAIPSIASPGAMMAVVLITDNHRFHVGEQLVATVTMLVVLLITFGFLLLAGPIQRAIGDAGASVVSRISGLILASVAVDSVLSGIKSYFEL; encoded by the coding sequence ATGTGGGAAAACATTCTCAAGGATTTTATCTACCTCTGGGCGGTCATTGATCCTGTGGGGAGTATTCCGGTTTTTATCGCAGTCACAGCCGGCACCAGTAAAGTGGTGCAGCGCAAGATTGCCTTGCGGGCGGTGATCACAGCGGGGCTTGTGCTGATTCTGTTTATTGTCGGCGGACAACTGTTGCTGGAACAGCTGGAAATCCCGCTTTCCGCTTTTCAGATCGCGGGAGGACTCGTCCTGTTTCTGTTTGCGCTGACCATGATTTTTGGTGAGAGCAAACCGGAAGCGGAGATCGAAGAATCCAACAGAGTGCAGGCTCATCAGAATAAAGCGGTCTTTCCCCTGGCGATTCCCTCGATCGCTTCGCCCGGAGCCATGATGGCGGTGGTCCTGATTACCGACAATCATCGCTTTCATGTTGGAGAGCAACTGGTCGCCACAGTTACCATGCTGGTTGTGTTGCTGATCACCTTCGGGTTTCTGTTACTGGCTGGACCGATTCAGAGAGCGATCGGCGATGCGGGGGCGAGTGTGGTCAGTCGCATCAGCGGACTCATTCTGGCCTCGGTGGCCGTCGACAGTGTCTTGAGTGGTATCAAGAGTTACTTTGAACTATAA